One genomic window of Blastopirellula retiformator includes the following:
- a CDS encoding RNA polymerase sigma factor → MKHPYESDERLMQEAAGGAHEAFSLLMRRYANPILTFLRRMTQDHHRAEELFQEVFLAIWTSRRKYAFPRSVRPWVFGIAMNKCRQEFRKQGDPLVVPDSHYADTALEHGPPPDEGAIATENAALVETALLRLPMQQRTVVALRLWNGMSFAEIAEVVGCGESTARSNMHHGLNAMRDYLEPRL, encoded by the coding sequence ATGAAACATCCTTACGAGTCGGATGAGCGGTTGATGCAGGAAGCGGCCGGTGGGGCCCACGAAGCCTTTTCGCTGTTGATGCGCCGTTACGCCAATCCCATTTTGACCTTCTTGCGTCGCATGACGCAGGATCATCATCGCGCGGAAGAACTGTTCCAGGAAGTCTTCTTGGCGATCTGGACCAGTCGCCGCAAGTACGCCTTCCCGCGATCCGTTCGCCCTTGGGTCTTCGGGATCGCGATGAACAAATGCCGGCAGGAGTTTCGCAAGCAGGGCGATCCGCTGGTCGTCCCCGACTCGCACTACGCCGATACCGCGCTCGAACACGGACCGCCCCCCGACGAAGGCGCGATCGCCACCGAAAACGCCGCGCTGGTCGAGACCGCCCTGCTCCGCTTGCCCATGCAACAGCGAACCGTCGTCGCACTGCGGCTCTGGAACGGGATGTCGTTCGCCGAAATCGCCGAGGTGGTCGGCTGCGGCGAATCGACCGCCCGCTCGAACATGCATCACGGACTTAACGCGATGCGCGACTACCTCGAACCGCGACTTTAA
- a CDS encoding PQQ-binding-like beta-propeller repeat protein, protein MKRFALLLALTAGGAPLFAPAAHAADWPQWQGPNRDAISAEEGLLKQWPKDGPALAWKATDLGGGDSAPAIVDGKIFAMSIRGDDEVVWALSEEDGKELWVSKLSPAYQQRMPQSKEGPGGTPTVDGDLLYVMGMKGNVACLKVADGEIVWQRDLQEDFGGAIPPWSFRESPLIDGDKVIFTPGGDEAMIVALNKKTGETIWQSKMPGAAEAPAEPQEEARPQEGPGRGGRGGRGGRGFGRGPRAGAAYSSAIAIDVDGERQYVQFAAKGLFAVSPEGKPLWRYDAPANGMGINCSTPIYKDGLVFAASAYGTGGGAVKLQKKEDGTYEAEEVYFTSSMQNHHGGMIVHDGALYGGNGGNGGGFLACLDFQTGDVLWRERDAQKGSLTMADDRLYLRTEDGEVVLIEPSREKYLERGRFSQPDRTSSPAWAHPVVANGKLYIRDQGTLYVYDVKAN, encoded by the coding sequence ATGAAACGTTTCGCACTTTTACTTGCACTGACCGCCGGCGGCGCCCCTCTGTTCGCCCCTGCGGCCCACGCTGCCGACTGGCCGCAGTGGCAAGGGCCGAACCGCGACGCGATCTCGGCCGAAGAAGGCCTGCTGAAGCAGTGGCCGAAAGATGGCCCGGCCCTGGCCTGGAAAGCGACCGACCTGGGTGGCGGCGACAGCGCTCCGGCGATTGTCGACGGCAAGATCTTCGCGATGAGCATTCGCGGGGACGACGAGGTGGTGTGGGCGTTGTCGGAAGAAGATGGCAAAGAGCTGTGGGTCAGCAAGCTCAGCCCGGCGTACCAGCAGCGGATGCCGCAGTCGAAAGAAGGGCCCGGCGGCACGCCGACCGTCGACGGTGATCTGCTGTACGTGATGGGGATGAAAGGGAACGTCGCCTGCTTGAAGGTCGCCGATGGCGAAATAGTCTGGCAGCGCGATCTGCAGGAAGACTTTGGCGGCGCGATTCCGCCCTGGAGCTTCCGTGAGTCGCCGCTGATCGATGGTGACAAGGTGATCTTTACCCCCGGCGGCGACGAAGCGATGATCGTCGCGTTGAATAAGAAAACGGGCGAAACGATCTGGCAAAGCAAGATGCCGGGCGCCGCCGAAGCTCCGGCCGAGCCGCAGGAAGAAGCTCGCCCGCAAGAAGGTCCTGGCCGCGGTGGACGGGGCGGTCGTGGTGGTCGCGGCTTTGGCCGTGGCCCGCGCGCTGGCGCCGCTTACTCTTCGGCGATTGCGATCGATGTCGACGGCGAGCGTCAATACGTGCAGTTCGCCGCCAAGGGCTTGTTTGCCGTTTCGCCTGAGGGGAAACCGCTGTGGCGATACGACGCCCCGGCCAACGGTATGGGGATCAACTGCTCGACCCCGATCTACAAAGATGGCCTGGTCTTCGCCGCTTCGGCCTACGGCACCGGCGGCGGCGCGGTCAAGCTGCAGAAGAAGGAAGACGGCACGTACGAAGCCGAGGAAGTCTACTTCACCAGCAGTATGCAAAACCATCATGGCGGCATGATCGTGCATGACGGCGCGTTGTATGGCGGTAACGGCGGCAACGGCGGCGGCTTTTTGGCTTGCTTGGACTTCCAGACCGGCGACGTCCTCTGGCGCGAGCGTGACGCTCAAAAGGGTTCGCTGACGATGGCCGACGATCGGCTCTACCTGCGAACCGAAGATGGGGAGGTCGTCCTGATCGAACCGAGCCGCGAGAAATACCTGGAGCGCGGCCGATTTAGCCAACCCGACCGCACCAGCAGCCCCGCTTGGGCGCACCCGGTGGTCGCCAACGGCAAGCTGTACATTCGCGATCAAGGCACGCTGTACGTGTATGACGTGAAGGCGAACTAG
- a CDS encoding nuclear transport factor 2 family protein has product MTASTTAAQPPMIAPPFTRESALQKVRLAEDAWNSRDPERVSRAYSLDSQWRNRSQFVTGREQIVRFLAGKWERELDYRLTKSLWAFDDNHIAVRFQYEWRDADGNWFRSYGNELWEFDDDGLMRRREASINDVPIDAGERKFHWPAPGPRPADDRGIPEVR; this is encoded by the coding sequence ATGACCGCCAGCACCACAGCCGCACAGCCGCCGATGATCGCCCCGCCGTTTACCCGCGAGTCGGCCCTGCAAAAAGTTCGCCTGGCCGAAGACGCTTGGAACTCGCGTGATCCCGAGCGAGTTTCGCGGGCCTATTCGCTCGACTCGCAGTGGCGCAATCGCAGCCAGTTCGTCACCGGCCGCGAGCAGATCGTCCGCTTCCTCGCAGGCAAGTGGGAACGAGAACTCGACTACCGCCTGACGAAGTCGCTGTGGGCGTTTGACGACAACCATATCGCGGTGCGATTTCAGTACGAATGGCGCGATGCCGACGGCAACTGGTTTCGCAGTTATGGAAACGAGTTGTGGGAGTTTGATGACGACGGCCTGATGCGGCGCCGCGAGGCCAGCATCAACGACGTGCCGATCGACGCCGGAGAGCGCAAATTTCACTGGCCCGCGCCTGGTCCCCGGCCTGCGGACGATCGCGGCATCCCGGAGGTGCGATAG
- a CDS encoding carboxymuconolactone decarboxylase family protein yields the protein MTRLQALATESAPGNSPELLAGVQRKLGMTPNLMRTMASSPAVLEGYLALSGALGHSKLPAKVREQISLAVAEANGCDYCLAAHCAIGKMTGLTDDQVTDSRRGKSVDAKVDSLLQFVGQVIESRGNVSDDELQEVKDAGYDDAEIAETIAAVALNIFTNYFNNVAQTEIDFPLAPALV from the coding sequence ATGACTCGTTTGCAAGCCCTCGCCACCGAATCGGCCCCTGGTAACTCGCCCGAACTGCTAGCCGGCGTTCAGCGAAAACTCGGCATGACCCCCAACCTGATGCGGACGATGGCCAGTTCGCCGGCAGTGCTGGAAGGTTACCTGGCCCTGAGCGGCGCCTTGGGACACAGCAAGCTGCCGGCCAAGGTTCGCGAGCAGATCTCGCTGGCGGTCGCCGAAGCGAACGGCTGCGACTATTGCCTGGCCGCCCACTGTGCGATCGGCAAGATGACGGGCCTGACCGATGACCAGGTCACCGACAGCCGCCGCGGCAAGTCGGTCGACGCCAAGGTCGACAGCCTGCTTCAGTTCGTTGGCCAGGTGATCGAGTCGCGCGGCAATGTCAGCGACGACGAGCTGCAAGAGGTGAAAGACGCTGGCTACGACGACGCCGAGATCGCCGAAACGATCGCCGCCGTCGCGCTCAACATTTTCACCAACTACTTCAACAACGTCGCCCAAACCGAGATCGACTTCCCGCTGGCCCCAGCGCTCGTCTAG
- a CDS encoding sigma-54-dependent Fis family transcriptional regulator has protein sequence MSDHFPLLEDPKRLLLDLALRHSVDEVLQLIVERMGGAEQVALARIWLVESSANCDGCTLAEHCQAQSECLHLVASGGSSLVSPQADWSRIDGDFRRMPIGVRKVGTIASTGIALEEPEFGEPLPEWIARPEWVHAEGIRSFAGQPLIHRGRVLGVLAVFVRQPIEVECMGWLRMIADHAAAAIATARAFDEIESLREQLELENEYLREELQGAGAFGEMVGQSPALEAVSHQIDLVAPTDAAVLVLGESGTGKELVAREIHRRSRRAERPLIKVNCAAIPRELYESEFFGHAKGAFTGALRDRVGRFELAEGGTLFLDEVGEIPLEMQAKLLRVLQEGDLERVGEERTRHVNVRIIAATNRDLRAEAEAGRFRQDLYYRLSVFPLEIPALRRRKEDIPLLAEHFLQLASRRIGKPKATLTMAAVRRLQQYDWPGNVRELQHVIERAAITSTGSRLQIELADKKLSHKSKSTESEVVVRTDAQIRQLEKENIIAALQAAGGKVSGIGGAAELLGLKPTTLASRIKKLGVESPDGC, from the coding sequence ATGAGTGATCACTTTCCGCTGCTGGAAGACCCAAAGCGGCTGCTGCTCGACTTGGCGCTGCGGCACTCGGTTGACGAGGTGCTGCAGTTGATCGTCGAGCGGATGGGAGGCGCCGAGCAGGTCGCGTTGGCCCGGATCTGGCTGGTCGAGTCCAGCGCCAACTGCGATGGCTGCACGCTGGCCGAGCATTGCCAGGCCCAGTCGGAGTGTCTGCACCTGGTCGCCAGCGGCGGCAGTTCGCTGGTCTCGCCCCAGGCCGACTGGTCGCGGATAGACGGCGACTTTCGGCGGATGCCGATTGGCGTGCGCAAGGTCGGCACGATTGCGTCGACCGGCATCGCGCTAGAAGAGCCGGAGTTTGGCGAGCCGCTGCCGGAGTGGATTGCCCGCCCCGAGTGGGTGCACGCCGAAGGGATCCGCAGCTTCGCCGGTCAGCCGCTGATCCATCGCGGCAGGGTCTTGGGGGTGCTGGCCGTGTTCGTCCGCCAGCCGATCGAAGTCGAGTGCATGGGGTGGCTGCGAATGATCGCCGATCACGCCGCCGCCGCGATCGCGACCGCCAGGGCGTTTGACGAGATCGAGTCGCTCCGCGAGCAGTTGGAGCTGGAAAACGAATACTTGCGGGAAGAGCTGCAAGGCGCCGGGGCGTTTGGCGAGATGGTCGGGCAAAGTCCGGCGCTGGAAGCGGTCTCGCATCAGATCGACTTGGTCGCGCCGACCGACGCGGCGGTCTTGGTCTTGGGCGAAAGCGGCACCGGCAAAGAGCTGGTTGCCCGAGAGATTCATCGGCGTAGTCGTCGCGCCGAACGCCCGCTGATCAAGGTCAACTGCGCGGCGATCCCGCGCGAGCTATACGAGAGCGAGTTCTTTGGTCACGCCAAGGGCGCGTTCACCGGAGCGCTGCGCGATCGGGTCGGACGATTTGAGTTGGCCGAAGGGGGCACGCTCTTTCTGGATGAAGTGGGCGAGATTCCGCTCGAGATGCAGGCCAAGCTGCTGCGCGTCTTGCAGGAAGGTGATCTGGAGCGGGTTGGCGAAGAGCGAACGCGGCATGTGAACGTCCGCATCATCGCCGCCACCAATCGCGACCTGCGAGCCGAAGCGGAAGCGGGCCGCTTTCGGCAGGATCTCTACTACCGGCTGAGCGTCTTTCCGCTGGAGATCCCGGCGCTGCGGCGTCGCAAGGAAGACATTCCGCTACTGGCCGAACACTTCTTGCAACTGGCCTCCCGCCGCATCGGCAAACCAAAAGCGACGCTCACCATGGCGGCGGTGCGGCGGCTGCAGCAGTACGACTGGCCTGGCAATGTTCGTGAACTGCAGCATGTGATCGAACGAGCGGCCATCACCTCGACCGGCAGTCGGCTGCAGATCGAACTGGCGGATAAGAAGCTGTCGCACAAGTCAAAGTCGACCGAAAGCGAAGTTGTCGTCCGAACCGACGCCCAGATCCGCCAGCTGGAAAAAGAAAACATCATCGCCGCGCTGCAGGCAGCCGGCGGCAAGGTCTCCGGCATTGGCGGCGCCGCGGAGTTGCTTGGCTTGAAGCCGACGACGTTGGCGTCGCGGATTAAGAAGCTGGGAGTGGAGTCGCCTGACGGCTGTTGA
- a CDS encoding DUF1559 family PulG-like putative transporter, protein MPASHDRRRRLPAGSVSRSSSSALDDEDIGAAQTRRNDCHFLAGYGSRKSTDCYGTLPNANRGTSTARRAAGPNVALLPFMEQQNLADQYNYSQWWRHSSNQHMAELMPEVFACPSTPNGGETMASAGPLFTGFQTSDYACPTESLLDTVPKAGRPTPIRLLARSPSMASRRSKRLFE, encoded by the coding sequence ATTCCGGCGTCTCATGATCGCCGAAGAAGGCTGCCCGCCGGGAGCGTATCGCGATCGTCATCGAGCGCGCTCGATGACGAAGACATAGGGGCAGCGCAGACCCGCCGAAACGACTGCCACTTTCTAGCCGGCTATGGGTCGAGAAAATCAACGGACTGCTATGGCACGCTGCCCAACGCCAACCGCGGAACCTCGACCGCTCGCCGCGCCGCTGGACCCAACGTCGCCCTGCTGCCGTTTATGGAACAGCAGAACCTGGCCGACCAATACAACTACAGCCAGTGGTGGCGCCACAGCAGCAACCAACACATGGCCGAGCTGATGCCGGAAGTCTTCGCCTGCCCGTCGACCCCCAATGGCGGCGAAACGATGGCCAGCGCCGGTCCGTTGTTCACCGGCTTCCAGACCTCGGACTACGCTTGCCCGACTGAGTCGCTGCTCGACACGGTCCCAAAAGCTGGAAGGCCGACACCTATCCGACTTTTGGCACGGTCACCGTCAATGGCGAGCCGGCGTTCAAAGCGTTTGTTCGAATGA
- a CDS encoding AraC family transcriptional regulator, whose amino-acid sequence MSTTESFFHYLPITDSDMRLGFYVTGGGAGMVAPGSEYPPQQHPGVYQFSWAAGRELPEFQIQFISEGRGEFESTPTGRVDIEPNTLFLLFPGVWHRYRPIRPVGWTERWISLHGEFMHRLVESGSISPASAVVRLTSKQREPLLQTFDRLLGRIHQDPTRHTPAVCANSLELLTQTLDLLPKQAEVAQARSGLAGPIDDPIVNRAIDIIWTRSDRPLSVNQLVAALPTTRRTIERKFMSLLGHTVLDEINQCRLLRAKRLLTETNLSIKSVAYLSGFGGQERFRRLMIAEEGCPPGAYRDRHRARSMTKT is encoded by the coding sequence ATGAGCACAACGGAGAGTTTTTTTCACTACCTGCCGATCACCGACAGCGATATGCGGCTGGGGTTTTACGTCACCGGCGGCGGCGCCGGGATGGTCGCGCCGGGCTCCGAATATCCGCCGCAGCAACACCCCGGGGTCTACCAGTTTTCGTGGGCGGCGGGTCGCGAACTTCCCGAGTTTCAAATCCAGTTCATCTCCGAGGGACGGGGCGAATTTGAGTCGACTCCAACGGGGCGAGTCGACATCGAGCCCAACACCCTTTTCCTGCTGTTCCCCGGCGTCTGGCATCGCTATCGACCGATTCGCCCCGTCGGTTGGACCGAGCGTTGGATTTCGCTGCATGGCGAGTTCATGCATCGCCTGGTCGAAAGCGGCTCGATCTCTCCGGCCAGCGCTGTGGTCCGTTTGACGAGCAAACAACGAGAGCCGCTGCTGCAGACGTTCGACCGCTTGCTGGGCCGGATTCACCAAGACCCAACGCGGCACACGCCGGCGGTTTGCGCGAACTCGCTCGAGCTGCTGACGCAAACCTTAGATCTATTGCCCAAACAGGCCGAGGTCGCCCAGGCCCGCAGCGGCTTGGCTGGGCCGATCGACGATCCGATCGTGAACCGGGCGATCGACATCATCTGGACCCGCAGCGATCGCCCCCTATCGGTCAATCAACTGGTCGCAGCGCTACCAACGACCCGCCGCACGATCGAGCGGAAGTTCATGAGCCTGCTCGGGCACACCGTCCTGGACGAAATCAATCAATGTCGGCTATTGCGGGCCAAGCGTCTGCTGACCGAAACGAATCTCTCGATCAAATCGGTCGCCTATCTCTCTGGCTTTGGCGGGCAGGAACGATTCCGGCGTCTCATGATCGCCGAAGAAGGCTGCCCGCCGGGAGCGTATCGCGATCGTCATCGAGCGCGCTCGATGACGAAGACATAG
- a CDS encoding DUF1559 domain-containing protein has protein sequence MSGVYPCRKTPSVRHGFTLVELLVVIAIIGVLIALLLPAVQQAREAARRMQCANNLKQIGLGLHNFHDTYNHMPPGGSRSAHGGYTWGAFILPFVEQTNVWDAILDEAGNYPPDPTGKSGSIYCGCHEYGVWTTPGPESTVLEMYVCPTDTLAELRDSTDQGFRCGKSNYAGSMGWGHSYGNGFFNRFISSITRFADVTDGLSNTIAIGEVGAGRGGSAPSPENPTYTGWAGSPKGGSGTSLTHWGPLREAWHGTPINLFNGGGPLQDPNAWEKGFGSLHPGGAQFLLADGSVHFLAETISLETYDNLGQRNDGNVVSGF, from the coding sequence ATGTCTGGCGTCTATCCTTGTCGTAAAACGCCTTCTGTCCGGCACGGGTTTACCCTGGTCGAATTGTTGGTCGTCATCGCCATCATTGGGGTTTTGATCGCCCTGCTTTTGCCGGCCGTTCAGCAGGCCCGCGAAGCGGCTCGTCGCATGCAGTGTGCGAACAATCTGAAGCAGATTGGTCTGGGCCTGCACAATTTCCATGACACGTACAATCACATGCCCCCGGGGGGAAGTCGTTCCGCGCACGGCGGTTATACCTGGGGCGCTTTCATCTTGCCGTTCGTCGAACAGACCAATGTCTGGGATGCGATTCTCGACGAAGCCGGCAACTACCCGCCGGACCCGACCGGCAAGAGCGGTTCGATCTACTGCGGTTGCCACGAGTACGGCGTCTGGACGACTCCAGGCCCCGAGTCGACCGTTCTGGAAATGTACGTTTGCCCGACCGACACGTTGGCCGAACTGCGCGACTCGACCGACCAAGGTTTCCGCTGCGGCAAGTCGAACTACGCCGGCAGCATGGGCTGGGGTCACAGCTACGGCAACGGCTTCTTCAATCGCTTTATATCTTCGATCACGCGGTTCGCCGATGTGACTGACGGTCTCTCGAACACGATCGCGATTGGCGAAGTCGGAGCGGGCCGCGGCGGCTCGGCGCCTTCGCCAGAGAATCCGACCTACACCGGTTGGGCTGGCAGCCCGAAGGGTGGCTCCGGCACGTCGCTGACCCACTGGGGGCCGTTGCGTGAAGCGTGGCATGGCACGCCGATCAACCTGTTCAACGGCGGCGGTCCGCTGCAAGATCCGAATGCGTGGGAAAAGGGATTCGGCAGTTTGCATCCAGGCGGCGCCCAGTTCCTGCTGGCCGACGGTTCGGTCCACTTCCTGGCCGAGACGATCTCGTTGGAAACCTACGACAACCTGGGGCAGCGGAACGACGGCAATGTTGTCAGCGGCTTCTAG
- a CDS encoding potassium transporter Kup produces MADDLTSTEKDESKATWAKLSLVALGVVYGDIGTSPLYALRECFQEDHAIAASHDHVLGVLSLIFWALAIVISTKYLLFILRADNEGEGGILALAALVTSGDLQSENRRWIIFTLGLLGGSLLYADGMITPSISVLSAMEGLEVAAPALEAYVEPITIAILIGLFLFQSKGTASVGAVFGPVMMIWFAVLAIMGISQLIQAPQVLAAIHPAYAIQMLSENGLAGYLVLGSVFLVVTGGEALYADMGHFGKRPIRTSWYCVVLPALLLNYFGQGAFLLRHPEGAVNPFYLMAPGWALYPLIFLSALATVIASQAVITGAFSLTLQAIQLGYSPRMKIRHTSAEQIGQIYIPLVNWALMFACIGLVLGFRTSNNLAAAYGVAVTITMVITTVLFFLLTRMRWNWPLPLALAVSGAFLVVDLSFLGANLFKVSNGGWFPLLVAGGAYALLSTWMAGQRLLARRIRERALSVELYIADLMNDPPTRVPGLAVYMTGNPVGTPSALIRNVRHNKMLHEQVVFLTVTTVSVPHVRLAKRFDLEEIGEGFYRIQIDYGFMDSPNIPLTLATIPADQINLQGEDVTYFLGTERLIATARPGIAVWRERLFAWMSRNAQPATAYFSLPPDQVMEIGSQVEL; encoded by the coding sequence ATGGCGGATGACCTGACATCGACCGAAAAGGACGAAAGCAAAGCCACGTGGGCCAAGCTTTCGCTGGTCGCGCTCGGGGTCGTCTATGGCGATATCGGCACGAGTCCGCTGTACGCATTGCGAGAGTGTTTTCAGGAGGATCATGCCATCGCCGCGTCGCACGATCATGTGCTTGGCGTGTTGTCGCTGATCTTCTGGGCGCTGGCGATCGTCATTTCGACGAAGTACCTCCTCTTCATTCTGCGCGCCGACAATGAAGGAGAAGGGGGAATCCTGGCGCTGGCGGCGCTGGTTACCTCGGGCGATTTGCAAAGCGAAAATCGCCGCTGGATTATTTTCACGCTTGGATTGCTGGGCGGATCGCTACTGTACGCCGACGGGATGATCACGCCGTCGATCTCGGTCTTGAGTGCGATGGAAGGGTTGGAGGTGGCGGCGCCGGCGCTGGAAGCGTACGTCGAGCCGATCACCATTGCGATCTTGATCGGGTTGTTCCTGTTTCAATCGAAGGGAACGGCCAGCGTCGGAGCTGTTTTTGGCCCAGTCATGATGATCTGGTTCGCCGTGTTGGCGATCATGGGGATCTCGCAGTTGATCCAAGCTCCGCAAGTGCTGGCCGCGATTCATCCGGCCTACGCGATACAGATGCTGTCGGAGAATGGCCTGGCCGGATACCTGGTGTTGGGATCGGTCTTTTTGGTCGTCACCGGCGGCGAAGCGCTCTACGCCGATATGGGGCATTTCGGCAAGCGGCCGATCCGCACCAGTTGGTACTGCGTCGTGCTGCCGGCGCTGCTGCTCAACTACTTTGGGCAAGGCGCCTTTCTACTGCGCCATCCAGAAGGCGCCGTGAATCCGTTTTACTTGATGGCGCCCGGTTGGGCCCTCTACCCGCTGATCTTCCTTTCGGCTTTGGCGACGGTGATCGCGTCGCAAGCGGTGATTACGGGCGCGTTTTCGCTGACGCTGCAAGCGATTCAACTCGGCTACAGCCCACGGATGAAGATTCGCCATACTTCGGCCGAGCAGATCGGTCAGATCTACATTCCGCTGGTGAACTGGGCGTTGATGTTCGCCTGCATTGGGCTGGTGTTGGGATTTCGCACGTCGAACAACCTGGCGGCCGCGTATGGCGTTGCGGTGACGATCACGATGGTGATTACGACCGTGCTTTTTTTCCTGCTGACGCGGATGCGTTGGAACTGGCCGTTGCCTTTGGCGCTGGCGGTCTCGGGGGCGTTCTTGGTCGTCGATCTCTCGTTCTTAGGAGCGAACCTGTTTAAGGTCTCCAACGGCGGTTGGTTTCCGCTGTTGGTCGCTGGAGGCGCTTACGCGTTGTTGTCGACATGGATGGCGGGACAGCGATTGCTGGCTCGCCGGATTCGCGAAAGGGCGCTCTCGGTCGAGCTGTACATCGCCGACTTGATGAACGATCCTCCGACCCGCGTTCCCGGATTAGCAGTTTACATGACCGGCAACCCAGTCGGTACGCCATCGGCGCTGATACGGAACGTGCGTCACAACAAAATGCTGCACGAGCAGGTTGTCTTTCTGACGGTGACGACCGTCAGCGTGCCGCATGTCCGTCTGGCGAAGCGGTTTGACCTGGAAGAGATTGGCGAAGGGTTTTACCGCATTCAGATCGACTACGGTTTCATGGACTCGCCCAATATTCCGCTCACCTTGGCGACGATTCCGGCCGACCAGATCAATCTTCAGGGAGAAGACGTCACGTATTTTCTGGGGACCGAGCGTCTGATTGCGACCGCTCGGCCCGGCATAGCGGTCTGGCGCGAGCGGCTGTTTGCCTGGATGTCGCGAAACGCGCAGCCGGCGACGGCGTACTTCTCGCTGCCGCCAGATCAGGTGATGGAAATCGGCTCGCAGGTCGAGCTGTAG
- a CDS encoding peroxiredoxin-like family protein, translating to MRSLTSLCFLLFAALFPPAAMGQEQQPPTLGEQLQQKSDEAGKRFPAEMLKTMRTAVQTVRDTGIENSAKQVGDAAIDAELTGWNGKSVKLSDLWSEGPIVLMWYRGGWCPYCNLQLRAMQKELKALEGAGAKLVVLTPELPEKAKETAEANDLDFVALHDKQNAVAHKYGLVFELPETILPLYRDMLKLGEVNGSDAMELPLSATYVIDTKGKIRYAFLDADYTKRAEPADVVAAVKKVAGEQK from the coding sequence ATGCGTTCACTTACTTCGCTGTGCTTTCTGTTGTTTGCGGCTCTCTTTCCGCCCGCCGCCATGGGCCAAGAACAACAGCCGCCAACCCTGGGAGAGCAGCTCCAGCAGAAATCGGACGAAGCGGGCAAACGCTTCCCCGCCGAGATGCTGAAGACGATGCGGACTGCGGTCCAAACGGTACGCGACACCGGCATCGAAAACTCCGCCAAGCAAGTTGGCGACGCCGCCATCGACGCCGAGCTGACCGGCTGGAACGGCAAGTCGGTCAAGCTAAGCGATCTGTGGAGCGAAGGCCCGATCGTGTTGATGTGGTATCGCGGCGGCTGGTGTCCTTACTGCAACTTGCAACTGCGCGCGATGCAGAAAGAGCTGAAAGCGCTTGAAGGCGCCGGGGCGAAGCTGGTGGTGTTGACGCCGGAACTGCCGGAGAAGGCGAAGGAAACGGCGGAAGCGAACGACCTCGACTTCGTCGCGCTGCATGACAAACAAAACGCGGTGGCTCATAAATACGGTCTCGTGTTTGAACTGCCCGAGACGATCTTGCCCCTCTATCGCGACATGCTCAAGCTGGGCGAAGTGAACGGCAGCGACGCCATGGAGCTGCCCCTCTCGGCGACGTATGTGATCGATACCAAGGGGAAGATTCGCTACGCCTTCCTTGACGCTGACTACACCAAGCGGGCTGAACCGGCCGATGTCGTCGCCGCGGTGAAGAAGGTCGCCGGCGAACAAAAATAG